The Neodiprion fabricii isolate iyNeoFabr1 chromosome 4, iyNeoFabr1.1, whole genome shotgun sequence genome window below encodes:
- the LOC124179443 gene encoding methylcrotonoyl-CoA carboxylase beta chain, mitochondrial, producing the protein MFRKNSCIVTRLRFLSRKYHNEASIIGSEQDTSSPVYQENYSQMKILVDQLRATVEKVVQGGGEKARSRHVKLGKLLPRERIDTLLDKDSAFLELSQLAGYQMYGKDEVPAGGLITGIGKIEGRNCVIIANDATVKGGSYYPITVKKHLRAQEIAQDNELPCIYLVDSGGANLPHQAEVFPDRDHFGRFFYNQANMSARGIAQIAVVMGSCTAGGAYIPAMSDENIISKNGTIFLAGPPLVKASTGEDVTAENLGGADLHCRTSGVTDHYAIDDPHALYLARRMVKNLNRQKCSTIPIEKDTSAPLYPAEEIYGIVGANLKRPYDVREVIARIVDGSEFDEFKEQYGETLVTGFARLHGCPIGIVANNGILFSESALKGAHFVQLCAQRKIPLIFLQNITGFMVGKDAESGGIAKNGAKMVTAVACAQVPKITLIIGGSYGAGNYGMCGRAFAPRFMYSWPNARISVMGGEQAAGVLVQITKNQRAREGKQWTQEEEDKLKNPIIEQFEAEGNPYYSSARLWDDGVIDPVDTRAVLALSLAAALNTPILDSTFGVFRM; encoded by the exons atgttcCGTAAAAATAGCTGTATCGTCACGCGCTTGAGATTTTTGTCAAGAAAATATCACAATGAGGCGTCGATTATTGGCAGCGAACAAGACACCAGTTCCCCGGTGTATCAG gAAAACTACAGCCAGATGAAAATCCTTGTTGATCAGCTGCGGGCCACTGTAGAAAAAGTAGTTCAAGGCGGAGGCGAAAAGGCAAGATCCCGTCATGTTAAGCTTGGGAAATTGTTGCCGAGGGAAAGGATCGACACTCTCCTCGATAAGGATTCCGCATTTCTAGAACTATCCCAGCTGGCCGGTTATCAAATGTATGGAAAAGACGAAGTCCCAGCGGGTGGACTTATCACAGGAATTGGAAAAATAGAAGG ACGAAACTGTGTTATAATTGCGAATGATGCGACGGTCAAGGGTGGTTCATACTATCCGATAACTGTGAAGAAGCATTTGCGTGCCCAGGAAATAGCACAAGACAACGAGTTGCCATGTATCTACTTGGTGGACAGTGGAGGGGCGAACTTGCCGCATCAGGCGGAGGTATTTCCAGACAGGGATCACTTTGGTAGATTCTTTTACAACCAAGCTAACATGAGCGCTCGTGGTATAGCTCAAATCGCAGTTGTAATGGGAAGCTGCACTGCCGGGGGAGCCTACATCCCTGCCATGTCCGATGAGAATATAATCAGCAAAAATGGCACTATTTTCTTGGCAGGACCTCCACTCGTCAAAGCCTCAACTGGGGAAGACGTTACCGCAGAAAATCTGGGAGGAGCAGATCTGCACTGTCG AACTTCTGGGGTTACTGACCACTATGCAATTGACGATCCTCACGCTTTGTACTTGGCTCGACGCATGGTGAAGAATTTGAATCGTCAAAAATGTTCAACTATCCCGATTGAGAAGGATACTTCCGCACCTCTTTACCCAGCTGAGGAAATCTATGGTATCGTTGGAGCTAATTTGAAGCGACCTTACGACGTTAGGGAAGTTATAGCGCGGATAGTTGATGGCTCAGAGTTTGACGAATTCAAGGAACAGTATGGAGAAACTTTGGTCACCGGGTTTGCCAGACTGCATGGCTGCCCAATAGGAATTGTTGCTAACAATGGTATACTGTTCTCTGAAAGCGCACTTAAAGGTGCTCATTTTGTGCAGCTGTGCGCGCAGAGAAAGATACCCCTGATATTTCTCCAGAATATTACTG GTTTTATGGTCGGAAAAGACGCCGAATCCGGCGGCATAGCCAAAAACGGTGCGAAAATGGTAACTGCAGTGGCATGTGCTCAAGTTCCCAAGATCACCTTGATCATAGGAGGATCGTACGGTGCTGGAAATTATG GTATGTGCGGTCGGGCTTTTGCTCCAAGGTTTATGTACTCCTGGCCTAATGCTAGGATATCTGTAATGGGCGGAGAACAGGCAGCTGGAGTTTTGgttcaaattacaaaaaatcagCGAGCTCGAGAGGGAAAGCAA TGGACCCAAGAGGAGGAAGATAAGTTAAAGAATCCGATAATTGAACAGTTTGAGGCTGAAGGCAATCCCTACTATTCCAGCGCCAg ACTCTGGGATGACGGAGTGATTGATCCAGTTGATACTCGCGCGGTACTGGCATTGAGTTTGGCAGCAGCATTAAATACGCCAATTTTAGACAGCACCTTCGGCGTTTTCCGAATGTAA